taaattaaggaAAGTGGTAGAAAAATCAaaagcttaaaaaataaaactcgttattttaatctaatatttaatgaaataaatattttaacgatTCATACTACGTTACATATTTTTCCGaaatacttttttcaaaaataaaaacttataatcatcgaattataaattataataatattattttcgtaaaatATTATGGCTCCAGTATgacattttgtatttaaaataattatacaaataaactataaagaataattattttgtaatatttgtatattttataatttataagttaatgaaaattatatttatttgaataaaatgacATGTCGGCTCATCGATGActctgttaaattattttaatgcccTAAGTACTagtatgtttaaatatttagtattttttctcCATAATTAAAACCTCATATATTTTGTTCATGCATAAAGATATTATTtcaagttattaaaattactgCCAAAAAGTGATTTTCCAATCTATCAGTATATTTTGTTAAAGAGATATTTTTCTGTAGTTGAAGATTACAAAAATCTTGTAGAGGAAAGTATAGTacatcaatttaattttaaaaattacgtTAATACATtgttctactaattttactataTTTAATATACATGGAAGCACAGTTATCTTAGACAAAGCACAATTTGAGAGATAATAGACACTTTAAGCATTTTATtcagaggtttttttttattactgaaaaATGAGGTACCTTTATAAATAccgtaatatttttgagatggTACTTTTTCAATgcttagtgtttttttttattattgttgcttAGTGTCCAATATCTtactcaaaatataattaatataacatCTACTAATTGTGTTTCATCTCACTCATTTATACAAAATCGGGCTACGAGTATCTTATTCTTATAATACAGATCTATAATGTTTATATAACtcacttaatttataataaaatttcttCAAACACTACAAAGGTAAacagttataataaaattataggattaaatatttgattctcttaattttataaattgtatAGAAATTTTATAAATGGATTATAAGtttctactaaatataatatttaaaattgacaGTATAAATAGACATTATTTTGAACACGCTAAGTAGTGTATTTGTAGTaagtgattaaatatttttgtgtacataattaattaacaaatgacataaaaatatgcTCAATAAGATATAAATTAAAAGACTTGTTGACTCATTCATGacagttttgaaaaataattatgtcatctgtacacaaaaattataagaaagatatatttgtcaatatttatataaaatctacagtataatatatttttaaatgtttgtgtaGCATagactatttatttttagattcttTGGTCTCAATTGGAACACAGAGATTTTAATATCTTAGGTCTCAATGACTCTGAAACATGATTAAACTTATCATACGATTTAATAAAGTACACAGTTCAATTGAAATTGAACTCaaacaatatatatttaaagCTGATTAACCAAACACATAATCTCAATGTCTATTTAGTAAACCTAATGATATGATCATTAAAACAACCGTAAACTCCATTTATACaacacaatattttgatacttaactAATACATAGGCCTTTAACATATATAAGATTAAATGCATTTAAGAATGATCAACAATATGAATcttaaattttcttaaaacaccaTTTAGATTCAATATAATCGACGCGTCCCGAAGCGCTTTTGAACTCTTAAAAATCTATTCTCTAACATCAAACTAACGTTTAAATCCTTAAAGGATAAcacatataattatatttttctacttaTATAAAGCTTTAATAATACACAATAAATTAATCTTAGAAGTTAAAGACTAAAATCCAGtttgaaaaataacttattttcgttgtagatattttttttgtgacaaatCTGAAACTTCACTATTATCAATTTAGGCcgcaaaatatgtattttatgttgaataaaatatttaattttaatgaataatatcACCAGATTTTAGTCAgcaataacaaataaacatttattaggtatattaaaatctaATCGTCAGCTACATGGAAGACCGATAGATAGTTAAcatttaaacattaaattaaacctaaatataattataattaattatcgtaCCTATAAACGTACATGAACATGTCGACGCACGGCAAACGGAAAGTCATCAAATTATTCTAAAATCTAAAACATAATGCGTTTAAATAAACGATAAATACGACTACAAAGTTACAATATAGATTTTGAATTAATAATCGTTATATGTAAATATCattttagtataataatatttttgattttataattcattatatgGCACAGTTATATTTGGCACAAAATAGGATATGATATAAAATTGTGCGTTGTTTTAGAATTTCTTTTTTCTTCCCACGGTATGTAATCCTGTATGGTTAGTatcaatatttcaaataatataattattttcataaccAAATCCTCCGCAAATATAATACGATAGCTACTCTGAAGAAATATAACTCCAATGGAATATCAACTCTAACCATACAGGATTAAGGTGCTACTTTCCGAATCCCTTAGTCTGAGATCCTGATGTTAAGTGGGAGGGAGTGGGTTTAAGCCTTGTTGTGCTTGGCTTGCTCCTCAGCCTGCATTTTGGTCCTCAGAGAGGGCACGTCCTCTGGTATGCGGACGATTTTGTGgaatttctgtaaaaaaaaaaaatatttagatgatTTCAGAAATGTTCAGTGTTTTGAGGTAAGGTTTGTaccttaacataaaaaataacatgcaAGTCACTAAATATGATgcttattttttcaataattgttATATCTTATATGTATGATATTTTGCAATCACCTATATGACCTGAGTGTGTAAAAttggaataatataaaaaaaatatacatccaCGTAAGacgtatatgtattttataaattatgttagCATACAAAACACAACCTTTAGATGGGTTACTTTGGGATTACCCAACCAAGTGTCAAATgtgtctaaataaaaaaatcagaaAAATGTCCTCACCTCTTGCCAAGTCCCAGGAGTGACGCGCCACAAGTAGACCATGTACCCAGGGATGCACAGCATGGAGGAGAGAGCAGTGAACCAGCCGAAAGCGTGAGACCACCAGGGGTACTCGTAGTTCATGTACTTAATTGGCTTCCATTGCACCAGGTTGAAGATGAACACGCTCTGAAAAAGAATCatagaatatattaaaatgtggtacttaaaaaaagttaaaataaataattttacaagaaGGCAGACAAGTTAATAATTCAGCTGTGTTATCCGGAGTCGATCCTATTCCGTGGCTCGAAAAGTACCTACAGTAAATGGTTGGCAAGCCCAGGAGTCATTTGTAGATCTTTGACGAACTTTATCCAAAAAACCATAATCATAACCTCAGAAACATTTTTTCTAAGAAGTCTTTCTTGTTCAGAGTAGGCTACTGGGTTATCAAGAACTGTTTCCTGATGTAACTGGATGAAGTGGTGGCAAATgatgataatataaaaaatcttgacATCAAACTCCATACTCACAATGCAAATAGCGGGAGTGAAGCCGACCCAACAGAACTTCCACCAGATAGTAGGGTAGTAGCCGATCATTTCCTTGATGCCATCGTAGAACCGGTTCACGCCAAAGGCCCAGGAGATGGAGACGCACTCGAAGAAGATCAGGAACAGCAGACAGAAGCCGGAGACGGCGTACGAATCCAAGATTTGGAAGACGTACATACCTCCCTGGAAAATTATTGTGGTgatgtataaattaaatagttgaTTTTCTGAACTTGAAATATCTTCATCtaacattttatcaaataacTTCACTAGTACTACCATtactactattattttattagtgtaatttttatcatttaagacactgttaaaaaaacaactttatttttaaatcaccatacaatattattatcacaTTTTTCCGCACTCTGAATGATATTTTGTATTCACAAGAAGTTTTGAAGTCGTACATTGAATTTCAATGAGTGTTCCTGTTCCCGTCAATGTCAAATACAGAGATTTGTAGCCTGGTAGACATCGTATGGCCTTGGAGAAATCAGATACATTTTATGCCGAAATGTCTTTTGTTATTCCATAATTTATTTGAACagacaattttttgttttttctcacAGTTTACACGAAGCTCAGAAGTAGGTGAGATTTCAAAGCGTTGAAGGCTTCTTCTAATCTACTGGCTCTAGCTAACAGTTCCAAATTGCTTGCAAACATGTATTATTACAAGCATGACCGCGGAATAGCAACCCTTCTGTGCGAACACATTTTTCGTCAACAATTTCGAGGAATATTGCCATTAAAACTCATTATGTTGCCAAAATAACTACATTATTTACTAACCTCAGAAATACACGAAAGCCCAACCAAGTACGAGATAACACAGGTAATAGCGATGAAGATTTCCTTCCTCCTCCTGAGGAGTTTGGGCCACTCATCAATGACAGCCGTGATGAACCCTTCCATGGTGCAGAACTGGCTGTCCAGACCTATGAGGAGTAGCATGAAGAAGAACAGGCAGGACCACAGTGGAGCTCCTGGTAGTTGGAGTACTGCTGATGGATAGGCTAAGAAGGCTAAGCCGGGACCTGGAATTTTGGAAATAAGTTTAGTAATATTATCATAACCATACCATTTAttagcaatgttttttttcattgtttgcACTAATTTCAGCGCTAGAAGCAAATATTTGTACATCTCTCTTTATAGCTTTGATTTGGATAAATAGAGCAtgtcttattttaaaaatttgtcaatcATACCATCTTAGTACTAAGACAATTGAATCTTAACTAAGTTCATCTATTAATAGATCCAACATCGTCTTGTTTTGTAGCGAAAAACTGTGTATTGAAAGGCAGATTAATATCTCCTTTGTAAACACTAGAATTTATATATTCtctcacaaaattaaaaaaaaaaaacatctaaataCCTGATGCAGCCACCTCAGCGACGGGTCTTTGCTGCTCATGAGCCATGAATCCGACCACAGAGAAGATCACGAACCCAGCAAACATAGATGTACTCGAGTTTACAGTACACACGATTAGGGCATCCctggaaataatattattatcaatacatTCCTACTACTATGCTGATACAATTCTATCATTGTGACTATCGAACTATTTGATTCAATATAATTATGCTTTTTTAAGCCTTGACTGTACCACGACTGGGCAAAGCCTTCCATCTATCTCTATTGGTCATTCATTCGTGCTACTTCATCAAATAACTTCATGAATATCACAGAGATATTTGTTTGCGTCAGGCATACAAATGAATTCAGTACATAATGCAAAACTATctcctatttttttttgcacGACAAAATTAGTAACATATTTCTGTAACGTCAAATCACACGAGAAACAAAATGCCTCACTGTACTTATATGCTTTTTACTAGATGATTTCTAGCGCCTAAAATTCTCTAGATCCAAAATTTCATACTCACTTGTACACATTATTAGTAAACTTGTTATAGCTGCCCAAAGCTACCAGGGTTCCCAGCCCCAGACCGTAAGAGAAGAAGATCTGGGTGACAGCGTCGATCCACACTTCGGATTCCATCAGCTTGGACATGTTCGGCATCACGTAGAACTTGATGCCTTGCATGGCGCCGGGTAAGGTGATTCCTGGGAAGATGGTGGTAAGTAATATGAGAAAATCAGAGATGCCTACTACTAATTATCATATTAGtggatatttttctatttttgatttttgttcATTTACTGTTAGATTCTCTATTTCTGAATAAAAGGAATGGGACATCAATGTGTCTTGATTACACTGACAAAATCTTTTGCTTGAGAgtgtattaattatttatcaatgacCAATTGCACTTCTCAGGTATTCGCTATTTTTCTAAAAAAGAAATCTATACCCGCATGCAATCTTCCTTATAGCTCAAATAATACCTAAAATCAGACTCCAAAATTACCAACCCTAACTAACGACAATAAGAATTCCAAACCACAAACCTCTAATCAACAGCACAGTCAACAAGAAGTAAGGGAACAGAGCGGTGAAGTAGACGACCTTGCCGGTCCACCTGACTCCCTTCCAGATGCAGAAGTAGCACAGCACCCACACGAGGAGTAGGGTCCCCGCCAGCTCCCAGCGAATGTTGCCGATGTGTTCGATGCCGCTGGAGATTTGGAGGGCACGGCGTCTGGGGATGGTGAAGTTAGTATGAGAAGAATGAGGAGTGATATAGATTTTGATATATGTTTTGGAATTATATTGTGAGCTATGTATGTACAATCTGAGGGAGATATTCTTGAAACTAAAGGATAAAATAGCAACTTTAGTAAAAGTCTCACTAACTGTTTTAAAGGAGTGAATATCATCGCCATGTACTTTTGAGTATAAAGTGATTTAATTCTTATTGAAATTTGCACATCCTCATATAGACACAtcttttcatacatatttatgtagatacAACTATTCAAACTTACACGTCAGGTGTATTCAACTTTgcttcataaataataaaagatgtTAATTAACAACACGTGTAGTTTTAACGAGTTTTCTATTCTTTGATTTTGACGTCAACTCATTTAAAGTTTtcattcaacatttttattaatcgAGTCCTTCACCACATTCTTCTGTCttcgataaactcaaaaacgtctAAGCAAATATGAACTTACTCCCAGAACTCCTTGACGGGGTCAGACAGGACAGCCTTGCTGATGTTCTTGCCGTTGAGGGTGCAGAAGGTGTTCATGTCCATGGTGGACCAGCAGGTCAGGTTCTTGCGGTCGTAGGGGTTCACGCAGGTGGCCGTGTTCCAGTAGTTGTCGCAGTTACGCCATGGCACGTCTGGAGAAAGAAAAACGGAAACTATAGAAAAACATAACATAGAGGTATAATggaataatatacctaatattatctGATTTAATGCGTTTTGTAGCCAAATCTGTTTTAGAGAATCTGTAGGCTCCAGACAGGCTAATTAACAGGGCAAAAATGCATGAATGCGGGTTGCATCATGTAGTACTTAATttaaccttatttattttttcccttTGATGATATAGATATATGacgatttcaatttttttataaattattagcCATTTTTCCTACTTCTAGTACTAGAATTACtactcgtaccgggataaaattgtctttgttacttgggaagagtgtaactttccaacaatagaagatttttttaatttggtccagatgtttttaagtttattctttgtaaacaatcaaaaatattatttccccTCTATCCTCTTTATAATGTTGCTTATAGGATTAACTGAACATTCAGTAAAATGTAGAACTTGCCTGATCTCATAGACATGAAGAAGTAGAAAATGGCCCACGCGAGGATGACGATGTAGTACACGTTCATCCAGCAGGACATCACTGCTGCCGCGTAACCAATACctggatagatagatagatagatatgaTACTTATTTGAAACTGTGGTAAAATTTAGGTAAagtgaacaaaaataaattaaaactgatGCTTTGGACAGGCATTTAAAGAAAACCTATCCAGGTGTGATAATAAATACTAGTGGAGTAATCAAATTGAATCATGCCTTTAACACATCATTTCCAAAAGAAAAAAGTTAACATAGTTCACTGGATATCCAAATAAAGATGCCAAGATGAAAATACCTATCAATGAAACAAAAGAGAAACTTATTCAAAGCTAAAATCTGAAAAGCAAATGTATAGCATATGACATTTATATGCGTCATAAAACAAAAACGGAGTTACCACATACCTTTGAAAATCGGAGCAATCTTAAACACGCCCAATCCACCGATAGTAAGCATCTGACCCATAGCCAACTCCATGAAGAACATAGGTATACCAGCGAGGAACAGGGTGAGGAAATAAGGGATGAGGAAGGCGCCTCCACCATTCTTGTAGCAGAGGTAAGGGAACCGCCAGACGTTGCCCAACCCGATGGCCAGACCGATGACAGAGAGGATAAAGTCTAGCTTGCTGCCCCATGAACCTCTTTCGGGTAAGTCGGATTTGGTTGAGACTTCGCTGTGAAGGAGAAAATAATTGTCAGATTTTGTTATAAAGATCTAGTAAAGTAATAGAGTGAATAATTTGTAAGTAAAACTACGGGTTTAGCGCTATCAAAACGAAATCATAGCCAATTTTTGATAAACTCAGGCTGTTCTCAGAAATGTGTAGATCGTTAAGAAGATCTAAgatgacccactgaccaaaactTCTAAGTTCTCGTATATTATATCTAAGTGCTTAAAAGCGAGCTTTAACCTCAATGACACGATAACTAGTTGTTTCCACAAAATTAAGCATCCTAAACCCAAAAACTACTCAAGGAAGATGTGACAATTGTAGTGAACACGCAAAGTCTCAATTAGGCCCTTACATTCCGGTATACGATAATTAAAGCGAACCGAACCACAAAGATGTATGTAACATCCACACACTATGTTTGTAACTAGATTAGGATAACTCGCAAGGAATAAGCTATGTTATCTAGCTAGGTATGTATTACTAGTACCAGATAAATCAAAGGCATCTTTCTTTTTCTGGACAGCTTGATACCTAAACGTTTgtgtaaaacaaatgtttttaccAATAATGTCTATAGATTTTATAATGCGAAATGGCGATCGTATGATTTAGTTTTTCACATAACTAAGCCTTATCTTAGCCCATATCTTGACCCACGCCTGTGATATTTGAAATTGGACCTTCTAGTTTATATGAAtgaaatacatatacatttaatgAACTACCAGTCCTAGTGTAAGTTTTGAAAGATGATGAAAAGATGAAAAAACTACTACATATTTCTGCTTACCCAGTTTTGTTGCTAGAACCTTGTGCGCTAAGTTCGATGTCATCTGTGCGTACGTCGTTTTTCGTTTCCATGGTTACAGGTTATCTTCCGTTTTCTTCTAATCGTAGCGTTTCAGTAATCTCGTGTACTTTCCCACACTATTACTATGTTTCAGGGGAACTGTATTAACATTTTCGTTGAAGTACGTAGACTAGATTAGGAATGCCGTTGATTTTGTACCTGCAACAAGGAATTGGTGATTGAGATTTTGAGATTcattctctgtatgagaagtaTGCAGTGGGATTGTAAAAAGATGACATATAAAAACACTTCATATTTCATAAGAGTATAACGCTGAAGATATTGTCCGTTTCTTTGTTTGCTAGAGCGCGGTTATCTGACAAACTATTGAGCAGACTTGAACTGTTCTTTCAATTTACgaaagcccatttatcgagaaaggcttaTGTTGCTTTgtgggacgcaggtgaaactatTAGCAGAAGCTAATTTACCATTCATTATAATTTGAATGCTTCATCCATTTCTGTAATTAACAATTTACATTGCGAATGCATTAGCTGACCTGTTATTACCTACAAGGTCACAGACATATTTTGATTACACTTCTATAAGTTAAAAATTTCGCATCACCAACATCAAAAGCACGTCATCATAAAACCACCAAGGTACAACGCATGGAGAAATTGATAAAATCGATATCACATACCTGTACAAATACAGAGCTtgacaaaatatacatatatacaaccaTAACACCCCGTTTCACCCCTTTAGCCCCCAGGCTTGTGTTTACGAGGTAACACCGAGAAATATGAACAGACATTTGCATCACACCTCTACATTATTCTTAGTTTATTTGCTTGAGAAAATTGGATACCAGTCGCTATGGttgcaaatacatatttactttttgaGATGAGCTTGTTTTTTGGCGAAATGAAGTCTCGTGCGAATAGAGTAGATTGAGAAATCTATGTTAATAAGGACTGAATATACGTATTTACATTTAGAATAAAGATTTGTTAACTTTTCGTCCCACATTCTAGATTATATTGATTGATAATccatacttataaaaaaaaagtcgtggtggcctagtgggtaaaggaccagcctctcaagtatgagggcgcgggttcgatcccaggtcaggaaaataccaatgcaact
The nucleotide sequence above comes from Helicoverpa zea isolate HzStark_Cry1AcR chromosome 25, ilHelZeax1.1, whole genome shotgun sequence. Encoded proteins:
- the LOC124642793 gene encoding sodium- and chloride-dependent GABA transporter 1 → METKNDVRTDDIELSAQGSSNKTGEVSTKSDLPERGSWGSKLDFILSVIGLAIGLGNVWRFPYLCYKNGGGAFLIPYFLTLFLAGIPMFFMELAMGQMLTIGGLGVFKIAPIFKGIGYAAAVMSCWMNVYYIVILAWAIFYFFMSMRSDVPWRNCDNYWNTATCVNPYDRKNLTCWSTMDMNTFCTLNGKNISKAVLSDPVKEFWERRALQISSGIEHIGNIRWELAGTLLLVWVLCYFCIWKGVRWTGKVVYFTALFPYFLLTVLLIRGITLPGAMQGIKFYVMPNMSKLMESEVWIDAVTQIFFSYGLGLGTLVALGSYNKFTNNVYKDALIVCTVNSSTSMFAGFVIFSVVGFMAHEQQRPVAEVAASGPGLAFLAYPSAVLQLPGAPLWSCLFFFMLLLIGLDSQFCTMEGFITAVIDEWPKLLRRRKEIFIAITCVISYLVGLSCISEGGMYVFQILDSYAVSGFCLLFLIFFECVSISWAFGVNRFYDGIKEMIGYYPTIWWKFCWVGFTPAICISVFIFNLVQWKPIKYMNYEYPWWSHAFGWFTALSSMLCIPGYMVYLWRVTPGTWQEKFHKIVRIPEDVPSLRTKMQAEEQAKHNKA